TTTAACGCTCGCTTTAGGCGGGATGAGGAAGGGTGTATCCCCGCTGCAGATGGCTGATGCTTTTTCAGCGTTTGCAAACAACGGTGAAAGGATCGAGCCGCATGCCATTATAAAAATAGAAAATGCCGAGGGAAAAGAGGTTGCGTCCTCTAAGGAGAACAAGACGAAAGTAACCTCTAAAAGTGTCGTCGATAAAATGAATGCGATGCTGCTTGGTACAGTCGAATATGGCACAGCGAAAAACGCAGCCGTTTCCGGTTATGAAATTGCAGGTAAAACAGGGTCAACGCAAGTTCCGATAGAAGGAGTGTCAGGCGTTAAAGATCAATGGTTCATTGGGTATACACCTTCGCTGGTAGGTGCCGTATGGGCAGGGTACGATAAGACGGATGAAAAGCATTATTTAACGACGCATAGCAGTGAGGGAAGTGCGCTCATTTTCCATAAGATAATGGCAAAAGCGCTCCAGAACCAAACGTCGCAATCTTTTAAAACACAAGACATCGGGCCGTTCATTGCTGAACAGCAAGCGATCATAGCGGAGCAAAAGGAAAAGGAAAAAGAAGATAAACGTAAGCAATATTGGATTGATAAAGGAAATGAAATAAGAGAAGGCTTGAACAAATGGAGGAACTGGGAAGTACCATGGTAATTTAAAGACATGGAAGCTTCCTCTTCACCTGGATGATTTGCTTCATGCCATACAGAACAAAAAAGCCTGTTGGCAAGCTCAATCATCATCGAGTTTGCCAACAGGCTCTTCATCATTAAAATATGAAATTTACAATGATGCCGATCACGACAATCGCACCAATTACCATTAATATGGTTCTCATTCTAAAAACCCCCTCTTCTATACGTAACGTAGTTGGACTCATTTAAATATTGACGGTTTGGTTCGAAAGAAAACCTAATGCGTTTTCTTCATTTTCCTTACAAATATCCTGTACTTTTTCAAGCATGGCATGTACATTCTCACCTTCAAGGATGACTTTCATGTTTGCACATTCCTGAAGGATAAGTACAAAGGATACAAATGTCGAAAGCTTTTTGGCATCGACCAATTTATGATTGCAGATAAAATATATATTTCCTTTAAATTCTTTTGTTACTTGATATAAATTCATGATTTGACGCATGGATAATCTTTTATTTGTTTTAATGTCAGAAGAAATCACTTTATTCATGTCGTTTACTCCTTTAGTTTTTATACTTTCGAAAAAAGCATAATCAAGATGTCGATTCAGCTGCAATTCTATAAATGAACAAGCAAGTTTGGTCTTTTTTATGTAATTGTTAGCGAGTTATGTTGTATATTTACCCGTGTAAAAGAAATTGAAACCTATTTGGCATTTACATTTTTGAAGGGAGAAGGAACGATGCTAACACTTATAAAAAATGGGGAGATTTATGGACCGGAATATATGGGTCAAAAAGATATCCTTTTGGTCGGAAGGCAAATCGGTTTCATTGAGGGTAATATTGATCGACCTGAAAATTTCGTTCAATGTGACGTGATTGATGCGAGCGGGCAAATCGTAGTTCCGGGGTTTATAGATGCTCATGTACATATCATCGGCGGCGGCGGTGAGGGTGGCTTCAAGACGAGGACACCGGAAATCCAATTGACGGATGCAACGCTGGCAGGGATAACGACATTGGTCGGCGTGATCGGTACGGATGGAACGACAAGGTCGATGCCGGCACTTATAGCTAAAGCAAGAGCGCTTGAAGAAGAAGGGATAAGCTCTTTCGTTCAAACTGGATCTTATCATCTTCCAGTCAAGACGTTAACCGGTTCGGTCGAGGACGATTTGATTCTTGTGGATAAAATCATTGGTGTCGGAGAGATCGCCATTGCGGACCATCGTTCATCGCAGCCGACTGCGGCAGAGCTTGCCAAACTTGCTTCGCAGGCACGTAATGGAGGTCTGCTTTCCGGAAAAGGGGGAATCGTGAATATTCATGTGGGCGACAGTCAAAATCTATTGAAGGTAATCGAGGAAGTCGTCGAAACAACGGATATACCGATCACTCAGTTTTACCCGACGCATATCAATCGGAATCCGGACGTTTTCAAAGCAGGTTTGTTATATGCAAAAAAAGGCGGCTATATAGACTTTACGACCAGTACGGTCAAGAAATTCCTGGAAGAAGGCGAAGTGAAAGCAAGTACAGCCATAAAATTGGCACTCGAAGAAGGCGTTGATATCAATCAGATCACCTTAACTTCAGATGGGCAAGCAAGCCTTCCCGACTTCGATGATGATGGGAAACTGCAAGGATTGAGCATGGGGACGTGCATGTCCCTCTATGATTCCGTAGTCGATGCGATTCTGGCGGATGGAGTGGCAACGGCTGACGCCATGCGGGTCGTGACGGAAAACCCAGCAAATATCTTAAAGCTGGCAAATAAGGGCCAGCTTAAGGCGGGGAATGACGCGGATATCATCATAATGGATAAGCATACTTTTGAAATCGATACCGTCATCGCGATGGGACAGGTCATGGTCAAAGAGGGAGCGGCGGTCGTGAAAGGAACATTTGAAAAATAGATTTTCCCAACAAAGGAGACATCGTGTTTTAAGTTTCAGTTTGTTGACAAAAGGTTTCGGAATGGTCTCCCCTCCGAAACCTTTTTTTATTGGATTTGAATAAGTTGTAGAGACAATACGTATAAAGCTGCTGGTCAATCGAGGTTCACCTGCGTTTTCACTCAGAGTGAATGGAAAGGGAAGGGGCTAGATTCCCGCTTATGAAATGTGTGTCCAACGATTAATACTTCACGAGACTATGAATGTAACAGTCAAATTTTACAAACTGAAAGACCCATATGATGGGCGTTTTCAGGTGGGAACGAATCAGGAAATGAGGAGATGTGCATGTTCGACCAATGGACAAACAGAGGATCAGAGCAAGTTAAGGACACTTTCGTCTTAAAATACACGTAAGAAGGCAATGAGATTTCTTGAAGTTTTTCGTTTGATTTGGCATATTTTCAAAATGAAGGCGATGCAGCAGAAAAGACATGCTAAAAAAAGGTAAAATACGGAAAATTAGTTCTATTTAACATGTTATTAAAATCACCGATGTATTATCCTTTTATATAAGCAAATGAAAAAGCAATCATTCACAGCATAAAAGTCCAGAATAAAGTTTTGGGCTGTTATTTCATGACCGTTCAAATCCTAGGTAAGTTTGCGAAACAAATCTATCTAAAGGGAGAAATGATATGGAAAAGACGGGAAACCCAATAATGAAAGCGCATTCAAATGGTGACGAGCCAGATATGTATCATGTATTGAATCCCGATGGAGAAATCATCGAATCCATTGATGGAAAAATTGATAAATCACTGATGCTGAAGATGTATGAAAGCATGCTTTTACTCAGGACCTTTGACCGTAAATCAGTTAATCTCCAGCGTCAAGGAAGAATGGGGACGTATGCGCCATTCGAAGGACAGGAGGCAGCCCAGGTAGGGAGTGCATTAGCGTTGTCGGCAGGGGATTGGATGTTTCCCACATACCGTGATCATGGGGCGGCAATCATCCACGGCCAGGAATTATACCGTGTTTTCCTGTATTGGATGGCGCATTTGGACGGCTCGGTCTGTCCGGAAGGAAAGAGGATACTGCCCCCTAGTGTCCCGATTGCCACTCAAATGGTTCATGCGGTAGGAACGGCTTGGGCAAGTAAGCTGAAAGGGGAAGAGAATGTGAGCATTGCTTATTTTGGTGATGGCGCCACTTCTGAAGGGGACTTTCATGAGGCACTCAATTTTGCTGGGGTCTATAAAACCCCGACGATCTTTTTCTGCCAAAACAATGGCTACGCAATCAGTGTCCCGTTTGAAAAGCAATCCTCCTCTAAAACGATTTCCCAGCGAGCAGCCGCATATGACATTCATGGCGTCCGAGTGGATGGAAATGATATTTTTGCAGTTTGGCTGACCGTGAGGGAGGCTGTCGAAAGAGCGCTTAGCGGCCAAGGACCCACTCTGATAGAAGCGATTACTTTTCGCTATGGCGCCCATACTACGGCAGATAACCCGAACATATATCGGAACCAAGACGAAGTTTCAACATTTTGGAGGGAAAATCGAGATCCGTTAACTCGTCTTAAAAAGTTTTTGCACAGAGAAGGTCACTGGAATGAGGAGCAGGAAGACAAGACCATCAAGCAGTTCAATGAACTGATAGATACCCACCTTCAAAAAGCCGAAGCTTATCCGAAATCGTCACCTGTTGAAATGTTCGATCATGTATACGCAGGGGGGTCATGGCATCTAAAGGAACAGCAGCAAGAATTGAAGCAAATCCTGAAGAAGGGTGTGAAAAAATGATGGGCAAAAGCGTAACGATGCTACAGGCCATTACGGAAGCAATGGATCAAAAGCTTGATCATGATGAGCGTGTCATGATTTTGGGAGAGGACATTGGGGTGAACGGAGGGGTATTTAGGTCGACGGAAGGGCTTTATGAGAAGTATGGCAGAGATCGCGTTGTCGATACTCCGTTGGCAGAGGCTGGGATCATCGGTTCTGCCATCGGTTTATCGCTTAATGGGATGGTGCCGATAGTGGAGATTCAATTCCTTGCCTTTATTTATCCTGGATTCGAACAGCTCGTGTCACATGCAGCCCGTATGAGATATCGGACCCGTGGTCAATTCGGGGTGCCCCTGGTGATTCGTACGCCTTATGGAGCGGGAATAAGAGGTCCTGAACTTCATTCAGAGAGTGTCGAAACCTTCTTTGCCCATACCCCTGGTTTAAAGGTGGTGGCACCAAGCAATCCTTACGATGCGAAGGGGCTGCTCATTTCTGCCATTGAAGATCCTGACCCGGTCATCTTCTTGGAACCGACTAAATTATATCGGGCTTTTAAGGAGGAAGTACCGGATGAAATGTACCGAATCCCGATCGGTCAGGCAAAAGTGGTCCAGGAGGGGAGTGATCTGACCATTTTTGCCTGGGGGGCCATGTTAAGGGAAGCGTTGAATGCTGCGAAAAAAATTGAAAAAGAAAAAGGCTGGAAGTGTGAAGTGGTCGACCTTCGTACATTGTACCCCTTGGATCGTGATACCATCGTACAGTCCATTAAAAAAACAGGTCGTGCACTGATAGTCCATGAAGCTCATAAGACAGCTGGATTAGGTGCGGAAATCATCTCCATCATTAATGATGAAGCGCTTATTTATCTGAAAGCACCGATTAAACGTGTGACTGGATTTGATGTACCAGTGCCGCCGTTTTCCATAGAAGATCATTATCTCCCAACTGTCGAACGTGTTAAACAGGGGATAGTTGAAACGATTTCATTCTAAATGAGATTAGGAAGGGGAGGAAGATGCATGATTGAATTCAAACTTCCTGATGTAGGGGAAGGAATGCATGAAGGGGAAATCATTCAATGGCTCATCAAAGAAGGGGATGCAGTGAAGCAGGACCAACCAATCGTTGAGGTGCAAACGGATAAGGTCAATGCGGAATTGACTGCACCTATAACCGGGGTTGTAAAGAATATCCTTTTTTCGGCAGGCGATACCGTTGAAGTCGGGACCACCATATTCACCATTCAGGAAGCGAACGAAATGTCTTTAACGGAAGCGGTTAGTGGTGAAAGTGATAACAGCCCCGAGCAATGTGGTGAAGAAAAACGAACAGATCGACTGCCAAGTCAATGGCAATTCGAAGCAGGACGTGCATTGGCTACACCGTTCGTACGTCAAATGGCTAGGGAGTTGAAGGTTGATATTCAGCTGGTCAAAGGGACGGGACCTGCAGGGCGGATAATTGAAAGTGACCTGCAGCAGTTTGTAGAAGCTGATCCGGTCTTCCGGGAACATCTAAATCAAGGCGGCAATGAAACGATTCTTCGAGAGCCGGAGCCGAAAAAGAAAGCCGAACAGCCAAAGGTTGCGGGTACTGAGCCCGAGGAGCGCATCCTGCTTAAGGGGATCCGTAAGAAAATCGCTGAGCATATGGTGAAATCCGTTTCCGCCATACCTCATGTCACCCATGTGGAAGAATTGGAAATGGATGCATTGAAGGAATTGAAGGATCAATTAAAGGCATATTCCGAAGACAAAGAAATCAAATTGACTTTTTTACCGTTTTTCGTCAAGGCCATCGTCATTGCTTTAAAGGAGTTCCAAACCTTAAATGCTTCAATAGATGAGAAGACCAATGAAATCATCTTGAAACACTATTACCATATAGGCATTGCTACGAATACGAACGAGGGTCTGATTGTTCCCGTCATAAAACATGCAGATCAAAAGACGATTTTCCAATTGGCTGATGAAATAAGGCAGTTGGCAACTGAAGCAAGAGAGGGAAAGCTGAGACTGGAGCAAATTACAGGAAGTACATTTACCATCAGTAATGTAGGTCCGATCGGAGGGATGCACGCGACCCCGATCATCAATTATCCTGAAGCGGCGATATTGGCGCTGCATAAAATGGAGCCGCGCACGGTCGTTAGGGATATGGAGGGTGTTATCCGTTTGATGATGAATATGTCCTTATCCTTCGATCATCGCTTGATTGATGGGGTTACAGCTGTGCAGTTTACCAATCGGGTCAAGGAACTGCTGGAGAATCCAATTCGTTTAGTTGTGGAGATGAGATAATGGTAGTAGGGGAAGTTGCTGTAGAAACCGATGTTTTAATCATGGGAGGCGGTCCGGGGGGGTATACTGCGGCAATCCGTCTCGGACAGTTAGGGAAAACGGTCGTCCTTGTTGAAAAGGATAGGCTCGGAGGAGTTTGCCTCAATAGGGGATGCATCCCTTCCAAGGCTCTGATACACACGGCTGACCAATTTCAAAAGCTTAGCGATTTAGGGAGAATGGGGATCAAGCTTCCTCAGGAAAGTATCAAGATGGATCTTAATGTTTGGCAGGATTGGAAGGGTGGAGTCATTTCCCGGTTGACTCAGGGGATAGCCCATTTGTGTAAAGAAAATGGAGTAACCGTGGTTCAAGGTGAAGCGACCTTTTTATCGGATGACCGGATCGGTGTGGAAACCGATGGAGATTTTGAAACCTACAAGTTTGAACACGCAATCATTGCGACAGGGTCCAGGCCGCTCATTCCGCCATACATCAAAGTGGATGGAAAGTATATACTGGATTCGACTGCATCCTTGCAGCTGCAGGAAATTCCAGCTAGCCTTTCGATCATCGGCGGGGGCTATATCGGAATTGAGTTGGGCATGGCCTTTGCAAAGCTAGGCACTAACGTGACCATCATCGAGATGGCCAATCGCATTCTTCCCCAAGTTTCAGAAAACCTGGTCAAGGAGGTCATCCGTAATACGAAGAAGCTCGGAATGAATCTAATAACATCGGCCAAAGTAGAAAAGGCTAGCGTAGTCGAAGGCCAGGTGCATCTTCATATTCAATCGGAAAAACTGGGTTCGCAAGTGATCGTCAGCGAAAAGTCGCTTGTTACAATCGGAAGAATTCCCAATACGGAAGAAATAGGTCTGAATCGGGCTGAGGTTGTGGCAGGGGAGAAGGGGCATATAACGGTTGATGTGGAATGCCGAACAAATGTGCCGCACATCTTTGCCATCGGAGACATTACGCCTGGCCCGGCTCTTGCTCATCGGGCGGCCAAACAGGGGGTGGTGGCAGCGGAAGTGATTTGTGGGATGCCTAGTGCCAATGATTCAGGCTATGTACCATATGTCATCTTCTCGGAGCCGCAAATAGCAGGAGTGGGGATCACTCGTGAAGAGGCCGAGAGACGGGGCTACAGTGTCAAGACCGGCCAATTCCCTTTCAGCGCGAACGGCAGGGCACTTGCGACGAATGAACCGAATGGGTTTGCTGAAGTGATCGTGGATGAGCGTAGCCACATATTGCTTGGTTTGCATTTGGTTGGTCCTGATGCCTCCAACCTGATAGGCGAAGGCGTCCTCGCCCTTGAGTTGGCGGCACGCATCGAAGACATAGCCCTTAGCATCCATCCGCATCCAACATTATCGGAGGTATGGATGGAAGCCGCGGAAGCGGCCTTAGGACATGCGATTCACATCGTGAATAATTAAAATATTCTTATTTCGCGGGGATTACCAATGTAGTCCCCTGATTTGAGTGCAATGCCAATGGAATCAGCATTTTGACCAGTTTTACGGGTGATATGACAACGAAAAAATGACATTTGGGCATACAGGAACTGTAAGAGCTTACAATGTTTCCTCTTGTAAAACGACCCGCATATTGATATATTTTTAATTTGTGAAGAAGTGGTTTATCAAGCAAGCAGTGCAGGCTTCCACGCTTTTTCCATAACGGTTGATGAGAATCTAACCTATCAAGTCGCCATTCGCTGGTTGAATGGGGTATTTTTAGTTTTTATAGTAAACACTTATGGATGAAGGAGGCAGATGCAAATGGGAACAAATGGTGGATCACTTCAAAAGAGATTGCTGCCGCGGCATATTAGCATGATGGCAATGGGGGGGGCAATCGGTACCGGGATTTTTAAAGGAAGTGCCGAAACCATATCATTAGCGGGACCGGGCGTCATTTTCACTTATATTTTTGCAGGACTATTACTTCTTGTCGTCATGGGAGCCATTGCCGAGATGGCGATCGCTTACCCGAATACGAATATGAAGGGTTTCATTCGGAAAGCATTCGGAAAGCGCAGCTCCTTCATTATTGGCTGGATGTATTGTTTCATGTGGCTGTCCGTGTGTGTCATCGAGATAGTGGTGGCAGGAAGCTTCTTGCAATACTGGCTCCCGGCAATTCCGCTATGGGCATTAAGCTTGGCGTGTGCAGCCTTGATCATTGGCGTCAATATGATGAATGTAAAAAATTATGGTGAATTCGAATTTTGGTTTGCAGGTATAAAAATTGCGATGATCATTTTATTCATTATATTGGGAGCTTGTATTTTATTTGGAATCATCCCAAGTGGCGGAGCTAATTATCTTCAGAACTTTACAGGGCATGGCGGTTTCTTTCCTAATGGCTGGATGTCCATCTTTTCGGCATTATTGATCGTGATGTTCTCATATGGCGGTTCCGAGTTAATCGGATTGACGGTAACGGAAGCAAAGGATGCAGAGCGCGTCCTGCCGAAGGTCATCAAAAACTATATTTGGAGAATCGTTTTATTCTTCACTTTGCCGATACTTGTCATCTGCGGGCTGATTCCATGGGACGAGATTACCGACCAATCGAGTCCTTTTGTCCAAGTTCTATCGATGTCCGGCTTTCAGGGGTCTGCCCACATCATGAACTTCATTCTTATTACGGCTGTCTTATCCGCCGCTAATTCCGGAATATATGGTTGTACCCGGATGCTGCATTCTTTGGCAGCAGAAGGCGAAGCGCCCAAATCGTTCTCATATGTTTCTAAAAATGGCGTTCCGATGTACAGTTTGGTGCTTAGTGCCGTTGTTTTGGTGGCCGGTTCGATGATCACCTACGTTGCACAGGATAAAGCATTTCTTTTGTTAATGGCGATACCGGGCTTTGTCGTTTCACTAGTATGGATCAGCATTTGTTTTGCGCAGCTAAAACTTCGCCGTTCATATACTAAGATTCCGAGCTTTAAAGTGTGGGGTTTCCCATATGTAACGACATTTGCAGCCATCACTTTAAGCATCATTACCCTCAGTTTCGTGTTTAGTGAACAGAATCGGATCAGTATTATTACGTGTCTTCTCGTGTTGGCTGCTTTAACCGTCATTTCGATTTTCAAATTTAAAAGGGCGGATGGTGAGGAACCAACCATCATAAAAAAGGATTTGATTAAATGAATCCGTATAAAAGATACGGCATGGGCGTTAGCGTCCATGCCGTTTTTTTTTCCTTCCTTTTAGTTCAAACACTAGTCTTTTCATTGATTGCATTTTGCAAGCATGTTATGAACTTTTCATTTTCAAGCGAAGTGCCGATGGTCACACGGATAGTATCCGCATAACCAAGCAAATGACCAGAACGGGTGATGACCCCGGAAGTCAATAGCTTTTCGAAAACATCCTTGCCCGGCTGGTTAAGCTTGATCATTAAGAAATTGGCATGTGAAGGGAAGAATGACAAGCCCATCCTGGTCAGTTCGGTTTCCAAATAATTTCTTCCTTCCTCGTTCCTGCGGGCGCATTGCTCCACGAAAGTATCGTCATCCAATGAAGCGAAGGCTGCAGCCTGAGCAAGCCGGTTCGTGTTGAATGGTTCTTTCACTTTGATGAGCTCTTGGATGATGGGGGCGTCCATTATACCGTATCCGATCCTTAATGCAGCCAAGCCATGAATTTTTGAAAACGTACGTAAGATGACAAGATTTGCATGATTATTTAAAAGTGGCAAGGTTTCCAAATAGTCTCCATCATTGACATACTCATAGTAAGCTTCGTCAACAACCAGTAAAATATGTTTCGGTACTTTCTCGATGAAGGCTCTTAACCTTTCCTTTTGAACGATCGTTCCTGTCGGATTATTGGGATTACAGACAAATATCATTCTCGTATTTTCCGTTATGGCGTCATACATCCGCTGAAGGTCATGCACGCCATTCATGAGAGGGATCATGACAGGCGTTCCGCCGTCTATCAAAACATTCGTTTCATAACGCGGAAAGGTAACATCTGCCATGATGACTTCATCATTTGGTTGGATATACGTTCTTGTTAATAGCCGGATCACTTCATCCGATCCATTCCCCAATATGATTTGATCTTGTTTAATGGATAATTTCCTTGCCAGTTTTTCAGCTAATGAAGGAGCCAAGCCTTCTGGGTAAAAGGATGCTTGCTCCATTTCGGCAATCATGGCTTCCTTAGCCAGGGATGAGCAGCCGTATGGATTTTCATTGGAGGCCAATTTGACGATTGTTTCAAGGCCCAATTCGCGTTGCACCTCTTCAATCGGTTTGCCGGAAACATAAGGACGTAATTCCTCAATCTTTTTTCGCACCGGGATTTTCTTAAAGGTCAATGCAGCATCCCCCTTTTATTATTCTGAATTTTCTTTTTCAATGGTAATATTAATGATAGAATATTAACTGTCAAAATTACATACAAAAAAGAACGTATTCACTGCTCACCATCCACCATATTAAAGAAATATAGACTTATATTCCTTCATTATGAAAGGCGGTCGTATCATGGATGAAATAGATGTCAGTTTGCTGGAGCTTTTACAGATGAATGGACGCATGACCATTAGTGAACTATCAAAGAAATTGACCTTAAGTCGACCAAGCATTTCCGAACGGATGTATCGACTCCAGGAGAAGGGAATCATCGAGGGCTTCAGTGCAAGGGTTTCACCGACCGCAATCGGGAGAGCGGTGCTCGTTTTCATTCAAGTGAGTGAACTTAAGGTTTCCGTTTCCGACTTCGAGCAATTAGTGATAAATGATTTGGATATTATCGAATGCCATCGCGTTACGGGGACGGTGGGGTATTTTCTAAAGGCGGCTTTAGCCGATATGGACAGCATGAGATTACTCATCGATCGCTTAATTCCCTATGGGCATCTGAATACTTCCATAGTCTTGACATCCCCTGTTCCTTCACGCTCCATCCTTCCGAAGGTCAGTGAATGATAAGGTCGCCAGCCATTGCAGTGCTTGGCGTAATGAGGAACAGTGCAGATCCACTGTTCCTTTTTGGTGTCATTCCAATTCCATCAGTGCCCCGAAATATTGCTGGGCGGCTGTAAAGCAAATGAAGGCCAATAGTTCAGAAATTTCTTCATCCGTAAGCGCTTCTTTCAGTACGTGGAAAAATTGTTCCCCCGTTTTTTCACGTTGGGTTAGGAATACTTCTGTAAAGCCAAGGCGCATATCTTTTATTTCAGATGCTCTTAGTGGACGGCCTTTTGCCTGACAGTACGAACAGCCGTTGCCGAATGCCAGGACCCGCCTGACATTTTCCTTTAACTCCATCAATAGGTTCCCATCTGCAGACATACACTACGAAAGGTCTGACCATTTTTGCAAAATCTCTTCGGAATGAAATAATCGTTGAAATGGACTGGACCCAAGCTCCGAATTTTTTATTCTTGTCATGTTCATCTCCCCTTTAAGGTAATGAATGCGCAATTTTGATTGCGTTTGTAAAGTATTTCGGTTAAAAATAAGGAAATATCACCCGAATGAAAATTGATGAAAAAGACAGTGAAATCCTTGCAGAATTAACGGTGAATAGCCGGATCTCGATGAGGGAATTGGCTAAGGAGGTAGGTCTCTCCGCGCCCACCGTTACCGAGCGAGTCCGGCAAATGGAGTCGTTCGGCATCATTAAGGGGTACGTTGCCGAGATTGATTATAAAAAAATAGGTTTTCCCATTGAGTGTATCGTGGAAGCAACGATAAAAAATGGGGAATATGAAAAATTCAAACAAGCTTGCTTTATGCTGAAAA
This genomic stretch from Peribacillus muralis harbors:
- the iadA gene encoding beta-aspartyl-peptidase; amino-acid sequence: MLTLIKNGEIYGPEYMGQKDILLVGRQIGFIEGNIDRPENFVQCDVIDASGQIVVPGFIDAHVHIIGGGGEGGFKTRTPEIQLTDATLAGITTLVGVIGTDGTTRSMPALIAKARALEEEGISSFVQTGSYHLPVKTLTGSVEDDLILVDKIIGVGEIAIADHRSSQPTAAELAKLASQARNGGLLSGKGGIVNIHVGDSQNLLKVIEEVVETTDIPITQFYPTHINRNPDVFKAGLLYAKKGGYIDFTTSTVKKFLEEGEVKASTAIKLALEEGVDINQITLTSDGQASLPDFDDDGKLQGLSMGTCMSLYDSVVDAILADGVATADAMRVVTENPANILKLANKGQLKAGNDADIIIMDKHTFEIDTVIAMGQVMVKEGAAVVKGTFEK
- the pdhA gene encoding pyruvate dehydrogenase (acetyl-transferring) E1 component subunit alpha, producing MEKTGNPIMKAHSNGDEPDMYHVLNPDGEIIESIDGKIDKSLMLKMYESMLLLRTFDRKSVNLQRQGRMGTYAPFEGQEAAQVGSALALSAGDWMFPTYRDHGAAIIHGQELYRVFLYWMAHLDGSVCPEGKRILPPSVPIATQMVHAVGTAWASKLKGEENVSIAYFGDGATSEGDFHEALNFAGVYKTPTIFFCQNNGYAISVPFEKQSSSKTISQRAAAYDIHGVRVDGNDIFAVWLTVREAVERALSGQGPTLIEAITFRYGAHTTADNPNIYRNQDEVSTFWRENRDPLTRLKKFLHREGHWNEEQEDKTIKQFNELIDTHLQKAEAYPKSSPVEMFDHVYAGGSWHLKEQQQELKQILKKGVKK
- a CDS encoding alpha-ketoacid dehydrogenase subunit beta, which produces MGKSVTMLQAITEAMDQKLDHDERVMILGEDIGVNGGVFRSTEGLYEKYGRDRVVDTPLAEAGIIGSAIGLSLNGMVPIVEIQFLAFIYPGFEQLVSHAARMRYRTRGQFGVPLVIRTPYGAGIRGPELHSESVETFFAHTPGLKVVAPSNPYDAKGLLISAIEDPDPVIFLEPTKLYRAFKEEVPDEMYRIPIGQAKVVQEGSDLTIFAWGAMLREALNAAKKIEKEKGWKCEVVDLRTLYPLDRDTIVQSIKKTGRALIVHEAHKTAGLGAEIISIINDEALIYLKAPIKRVTGFDVPVPPFSIEDHYLPTVERVKQGIVETISF
- a CDS encoding dihydrolipoamide acetyltransferase family protein, with translation MIEFKLPDVGEGMHEGEIIQWLIKEGDAVKQDQPIVEVQTDKVNAELTAPITGVVKNILFSAGDTVEVGTTIFTIQEANEMSLTEAVSGESDNSPEQCGEEKRTDRLPSQWQFEAGRALATPFVRQMARELKVDIQLVKGTGPAGRIIESDLQQFVEADPVFREHLNQGGNETILREPEPKKKAEQPKVAGTEPEERILLKGIRKKIAEHMVKSVSAIPHVTHVEELEMDALKELKDQLKAYSEDKEIKLTFLPFFVKAIVIALKEFQTLNASIDEKTNEIILKHYYHIGIATNTNEGLIVPVIKHADQKTIFQLADEIRQLATEAREGKLRLEQITGSTFTISNVGPIGGMHATPIINYPEAAILALHKMEPRTVVRDMEGVIRLMMNMSLSFDHRLIDGVTAVQFTNRVKELLENPIRLVVEMR
- the lpdA gene encoding dihydrolipoyl dehydrogenase, giving the protein MVVGEVAVETDVLIMGGGPGGYTAAIRLGQLGKTVVLVEKDRLGGVCLNRGCIPSKALIHTADQFQKLSDLGRMGIKLPQESIKMDLNVWQDWKGGVISRLTQGIAHLCKENGVTVVQGEATFLSDDRIGVETDGDFETYKFEHAIIATGSRPLIPPYIKVDGKYILDSTASLQLQEIPASLSIIGGGYIGIELGMAFAKLGTNVTIIEMANRILPQVSENLVKEVIRNTKKLGMNLITSAKVEKASVVEGQVHLHIQSEKLGSQVIVSEKSLVTIGRIPNTEEIGLNRAEVVAGEKGHITVDVECRTNVPHIFAIGDITPGPALAHRAAKQGVVAAEVICGMPSANDSGYVPYVIFSEPQIAGVGITREEAERRGYSVKTGQFPFSANGRALATNEPNGFAEVIVDERSHILLGLHLVGPDASNLIGEGVLALELAARIEDIALSIHPHPTLSEVWMEAAEAALGHAIHIVNN
- a CDS encoding amino acid permease — encoded protein: MGTNGGSLQKRLLPRHISMMAMGGAIGTGIFKGSAETISLAGPGVIFTYIFAGLLLLVVMGAIAEMAIAYPNTNMKGFIRKAFGKRSSFIIGWMYCFMWLSVCVIEIVVAGSFLQYWLPAIPLWALSLACAALIIGVNMMNVKNYGEFEFWFAGIKIAMIILFIILGACILFGIIPSGGANYLQNFTGHGGFFPNGWMSIFSALLIVMFSYGGSELIGLTVTEAKDAERVLPKVIKNYIWRIVLFFTLPILVICGLIPWDEITDQSSPFVQVLSMSGFQGSAHIMNFILITAVLSAANSGIYGCTRMLHSLAAEGEAPKSFSYVSKNGVPMYSLVLSAVVLVAGSMITYVAQDKAFLLLMAIPGFVVSLVWISICFAQLKLRRSYTKIPSFKVWGFPYVTTFAAITLSIITLSFVFSEQNRISIITCLLVLAALTVISIFKFKRADGEEPTIIKKDLIK
- the hisC gene encoding histidinol-phosphate transaminase codes for the protein MTFKKIPVRKKIEELRPYVSGKPIEEVQRELGLETIVKLASNENPYGCSSLAKEAMIAEMEQASFYPEGLAPSLAEKLARKLSIKQDQIILGNGSDEVIRLLTRTYIQPNDEVIMADVTFPRYETNVLIDGGTPVMIPLMNGVHDLQRMYDAITENTRMIFVCNPNNPTGTIVQKERLRAFIEKVPKHILLVVDEAYYEYVNDGDYLETLPLLNNHANLVILRTFSKIHGLAALRIGYGIMDAPIIQELIKVKEPFNTNRLAQAAAFASLDDDTFVEQCARRNEEGRNYLETELTRMGLSFFPSHANFLMIKLNQPGKDVFEKLLTSGVITRSGHLLGYADTIRVTIGTSLENEKFITCLQNAINEKTSV
- a CDS encoding Lrp/AsnC family transcriptional regulator, which codes for MDEIDVSLLELLQMNGRMTISELSKKLTLSRPSISERMYRLQEKGIIEGFSARVSPTAIGRAVLVFIQVSELKVSVSDFEQLVINDLDIIECHRVTGTVGYFLKAALADMDSMRLLIDRLIPYGHLNTSIVLTSPVPSRSILPKVSE